One part of the Arabidopsis thaliana chromosome 1 sequence genome encodes these proteins:
- the CMPG1 gene encoding CYS, MET, PRO, and GLY protein 1 (''CYS, MET, PRO, and GLY protein 1'' (CMPG1); FUNCTIONS IN: ubiquitin-protein ligase activity, binding; INVOLVED IN: response to chitin; LOCATED IN: ubiquitin ligase complex; EXPRESSED IN: 18 plant structures; EXPRESSED DURING: 9 growth stages; CONTAINS InterPro DOMAIN/s: U box domain (InterPro:IPR003613), Armadillo-type fold (InterPro:IPR016024); BEST Arabidopsis thaliana protein match is: ARM repeat superfamily protein (TAIR:AT5G37490.1); Has 2372 Blast hits to 2357 proteins in 158 species: Archae - 0; Bacteria - 16; Metazoa - 212; Fungi - 52; Plants - 1883; Viruses - 3; Other Eukaryotes - 206 (source: NCBI BLink).): MGLSLRVRRRGGSVSKKEIIPVTSCSEEVEITIPSQFQCPISYELMKDPVIIASGITYDRENIEKWFESGYQTCPVTNTVLTSLEQIPNHTIRRMIQGWCGSSLGGGIERIPTPRVPVTSHQVSEICERLSAATRRGDYAACMEMVTKMTRLGKESERNRKCVKENGAGLVLCVCFDAFSENANASLLLEETVSVLTWMLPIGLEGQSKLTTTSSFNRLVELLRNGDQNAAFLIKELLELNVTHVHALTKINGVQEAFMKSINRDSTCVNSLISIHHMILTNQETVSRFLELDLVNITVEMLVDSENSVCEKALTVLNVICETKEGREKVRRNKLVIPILVKKILKISEKKDLVSVMWKVCKSGDGSEVEEALRLGAFKKLVVMLQVGCGEGTKEKVTELLKMMNKVMKMNGFVDRSYSSSIEFKHVKKPF; this comes from the coding sequence ATGGGACTTTCATTGAGAGTGAGACGTCGTGGAGGAAGTGTTAGCAAGAAAGAGATCATTCCGGTGACAAGTTGCTCGGAGGAAGTGGAGATAACCATACCATCGCAGTTTCAATGTCCGATATCTTACGAGCTAATGAAGGATCCGGTGATTATTGCCTCGGGGATCACTTACGATCGCGAAAACATCGAGAAGTGGTTCGAGTCCGGGTACCAAACTTGTCCCGTTACAAACACGGTTTTGACAAGTTTGGAACAGATTCCGAACCATACGATTCGGAGGATGATTCAAGGTTGGTGCGGGTCGTCACTAGGCGGCGGGATTGAACGAATCCCGACGCCTCGTGTACCCGTGACCAGTCATCAAGTCTCCGAGATTTGTGAGAGGTTATCCGCTGCTACGCGGCGTGGAGACTACGCCGCGTGCATGGAGATGGTTACGAAGATGACGAGACTAGGAAAAGAGAGCGAGAGGAATCGAAAATGCGTTAAGGAAAACGGCGCGGGATTGGTTCTTTGCGTTTGCTTCGACGCGTTTTCCGAAAACGCAAATGCGTCATTATTATTGGAGGAGACTGTGTCTGTGCTGACGTGGATGCTTCCCATTGGTTTAGAAGGTCAATCCAAACTCACCACGACGTCGTCGTTTAATCGTTTAGTGGAACTGTTGAGAAATGGTGATCAAAACGCTgcgtttttgataaaagagCTTCTTGAGCTTAACGTAACTCACGTTCACGCgttaacaaagatcaatggcGTCCAAGAAGCGTTCATGAAATCGATTAATCGCGATTCTACATGCGTCAACTCGTTAATATCAATCCACCATATGATCTtgacaaatcaagaaaccgTATCAAGGTTTCTTGAATTGGATCTTGTGAATATAACAGTGGAGATGCTAGTGGATTCAGAAAACAGCGTTTGCGAGAAAGCGTTAACGGTATTAAACGTGATTTGTGAAActaaagaaggaagagagaaagtgagaagaaACAAGCTGGTGATACCgattttggtgaagaagattttgaagatttctgagaagaaagatttgGTTTCTGTGATGTGGAAGGTTTGTAAAAGTGGTGATGGGTCTGAAGTTGAAGAAGCGTTGAGATTAGGTGCGTTTAAGAAGCTTGTTGTCATGTTACAAGTTGGATGTGGTGAAGGAACTAAGGAGAAAGTTACAGAgttgttgaagatgatgaataaAGTTATGAAGATGAATGGTTTTGTTGATcgttcttattcttcttcaattgAGTTTAAACATGTTAAGAAACCATTTTAA
- the MMD1 gene encoding RING/FYVE/PHD zinc finger superfamily protein (MALE MEIOCYTE DEATH 1 (MMD1); FUNCTIONS IN: DNA binding, zinc ion binding; INVOLVED IN: microsporogenesis, regulation of transcription, DNA-dependent, male meiosis; LOCATED IN: nucleus; EXPRESSED IN: sperm cell, flower; EXPRESSED DURING: petal differentiation and expansion stage; CONTAINS InterPro DOMAIN/s: Zinc finger, PHD-type, conserved site (InterPro:IPR019786), Zinc finger, PHD-type (InterPro:IPR001965), Zinc finger, FYVE/PHD-type (InterPro:IPR011011), Zinc finger, PHD-finger (InterPro:IPR019787); BEST Arabidopsis thaliana protein match is: RING/FYVE/PHD zinc finger superfamily protein (TAIR:AT2G01810.1); Has 932 Blast hits to 913 proteins in 159 species: Archae - 0; Bacteria - 0; Metazoa - 337; Fungi - 321; Plants - 250; Viruses - 0; Other Eukaryotes - 24 (source: NCBI BLink).) encodes MPVPIIETCRKRKRKPKVYNLQRFGEDGFPIQRNGAFRDQIRVFLRDCAEIEDYDIRGMTVWCTLLSHETKSSLIPLYIVEENVKHSSEPYCDHCRCTGWSNHFVSKRKYHFIIPIDTEWSLPLEDDAFDSQSHVLHGLIHCNGFGHLVCVNGMESGSKYLCGREIVDFWDRLCNSLGARMITVEDLAKKRSVELRLLYGVAYGHSWFGRWGYKFCCGSFGVTKNEYENAIEALGSLEIDQIEFDFGELRQSKEINQVFRYYREMSEGHLKTFRDLLRFMLIIKSHASPQKLLPVTPPLLTDSPHQKRSSRLLLKKSDVADNDKSPKYRNYSTVAANLGSRWPVRRLIFAAEVIVESLKEMKALKQNGMTRQDVRDSARLHIGDTGLLDYVLKSMNNVVVGDVLVRRYVDPITRILHYTIQDLDDAVKAKEPKKKEAVVLEEITPLRILTPLKPGADVYGDLLLLYTNVLLNYPESELVRSATQAILDSKHFIKEWPIWDNNDTVLQFLCRINPSLVDVRSEQTTELPPGELVTVPLQATVYDLKQAIEETFRDTYCILSNFVVTEIDEVEEDMSLIGSCSALTVRGHGIDLESKLKCQGGCDTWMVKCICRARDDDGERMISCDVCEVWQHTRCCGIDDSDTLPPLFVCSNCCEEFAEQQRKVLQPKYEFPSSENVFLLESADDFFGDQRCLGMIFPEENYLL; translated from the exons ATGCCAGTCCCAATCATCGAAACGTGTCGTAAGAGAAAACGGAAGCCAAAAGTTTACAATCTACAACGATTCGGGGAAGATGGGTTTCCGATACAACGGAACGGAGCTTTTCGCGatcaaattagggtttttttacgggactGTGCGGAGATTGAAGATTATGATATCCGCGGTATGACTGTGTGGTGTACTCTTTTAAGCCATGAGACGAAGAGTTCTCTGATTCCGTTGTacattgttgaagaaaatgtgaaaCATTCATCGGAACCCTATTGCGATCACTGTCGTTGCACAG GTTGGAGTAACCATTTTGTGTCGAAGAGAAAATATCACTTCATTATTCCGATTGATACTGAGTGGAGTTTGCCATTAGAAGATGATGCTTTTGATTCTCAATCCCATGTTTTACATGGTTTGATTCATTGCAATGGTTTTGGTCATTTGGTATGTGTCAATGGTATGGAAAGTGGTTCTAAGTACTTATGCGGAAGAGAGATTGTGGACTTTTGGGATCGGCTTTGTAATAGTCTCGGAGCAAG GATGATTACTGTTGAAGATTTGGCTAAGAAGAGGTCTGTGGAACTGAGGTTGTTGTATGGTGTTGCTTATGGTCACTCTTGGTTTGGAAGATGGGGATATAAGTTCTGTTGTGGGAGTTTTGGTGTGACCAAGAATGAGTATGAGAATGCCATTGAGGCTCTTGGTTCACTTGAGATTGATCAAATCGAGTTTGATTTCGGTGAGCTTCGACAATCTAAGGAGATCAATCAGGTTTTTCGATATTACAGAGAAATGAGTGAAGGACACTTGAAGACTTTCAGAGATCTTTTGCGTTTTATGCTCATTATAAAGTCTCATGCTTCTCCTCAAAAGCTTCTTCCTGTGACTCCTCCTCTCTTGACAGATTCTCCTCATCAGAAGAGATCAAGCCGATTGCTTTTGAAGAAAAGTGATGTTGCGGATAATGACAAGTCTCCGAAATATAGGAACTATAGTACTGTGGCTGCAAATTTGGGTAGTAGATGGCCTGTGAGGAGACTAATATTTGCAGCTGAAGTGATAGTAGAGTCACTGAAAGAGATGAAAGCGTTGAAGCAGAACGGTATGACTCGACAAGATGTTAGGGATTCAGCTAGATTGCATATTGGAGATACCGGTCTGCTTGATTACGTGCTGAAGTCAATGAACAATGTGGTTGTTGGGGATGTTTTGGTTCGACGTTATGTTGATCCCATTACACGGATCCTGCACTATACAATACAGGATCTTGATGATGCGGTGAAAGCCAAAGAAccgaagaaaaaagaagctgTTGTGCTAGAGGAGATTACTCCGTTGAGGATTCTTACTCCATTGAAACCTGGAGCTGACGTTTATGGAGATCTGTTGTTACTATACACAAATGTGCTGTTGAACTATCCAGAATCTGAGCTAGTGAGATCTGCAACTCAAGCAATCTTAGACTCTAAACACTTCATCAAAGAGTGGCCTATATGGGACAACAATGACACAGTCTTGCAATTTCTTTGCCGTATCAATCCAAGTTTGGTTGATGTGAGATCCGAACAGACCACAGAGCTGCCTCCAGGCGAATTAGTCACAGTGCCATTACAAGCTACAGTCTATGATCTAAAGCAAGCCATTGAAGAGACCTTCAGAGATActtactgcatcttgtcaaATTTTGTAGTGACTGAGATTGatgaggttgaagaagatatGAGTTTGATCGGTTCTTGTTCTGCTTTAACAGTGAGAGGTCATGGGATAGATTTGGAATCAAAACTCAAGTGTCAAGGTGGATGTGATACATGGATGGTGAAATGTATTTGCAGAGCTAGAGATGATGATGGCGAGAGGATGATATCTTGTGATGTTTGTGAGGTATGGCAACATACACGATGTTGTGGGATTGATGATTCAGATACTTTGCCTccactttttgtttgttcgaATTGCTGTGAAGAATTTGCAGAGCAACAGAGGAAAGTGCTGCAGCCAAAGTATGAGTTTCCAAGTTCAGAGAATGTGTTTTTGCTTGAATCTGCAGATGATTTCTTTGGAGATCAGAGATGTCTTGGTATGATTTTTCCTGAAGAAAACTATCTTTTGTAA
- a CDS encoding Eukaryotic aspartyl protease family protein (Eukaryotic aspartyl protease family protein; FUNCTIONS IN: aspartic-type endopeptidase activity; INVOLVED IN: proteolysis; LOCATED IN: endomembrane system; EXPRESSED IN: 22 plant structures; EXPRESSED DURING: 13 growth stages; CONTAINS InterPro DOMAIN/s: Peptidase aspartic (InterPro:IPR021109), Peptidase aspartic, catalytic (InterPro:IPR009007), Peptidase A1 (InterPro:IPR001461); BEST Arabidopsis thaliana protein match is: Eukaryotic aspartyl protease family protein (TAIR:AT5G37540.1); Has 1897 Blast hits to 1884 proteins in 123 species: Archae - 0; Bacteria - 0; Metazoa - 6; Fungi - 164; Plants - 1696; Viruses - 0; Other Eukaryotes - 31 (source: NCBI BLink).): protein MSPIPKPLFFFFFLNYVSLSTSLSLHLPLTSLPISTTTNSHRFTTSLLSRKNPSPSSPPYNFRSRFKYSMALIISLPIGTPPQAQQMVLDTGSQLSWIQCHRKKLPPKPKTSFDPSLSSSFSTLPCSHPLCKPRIPDFTLPTSCDSNRLCHYSYFYADGTFAEGNLVKEKITFSNTEITPPLILGCATESSDDRGILGMNRGRLSFVSQAKISKFSYCIPPKSNRPGFTPTGSFYLGDNPNSHGFKYVSLLTFPESQRMPNLDPLAYTVPMIGIRFGLKKLNISGSVFRPDAGGSGQTMVDSGSEFTHLVDAAYDKVRAEIMTRVGRRLKKGYVYGGTADMCFDGNVAMIPRLIGDLVFVFTRGVEILVPKERVLVNVGGGIHCVGIGRSSMLGAASNIIGNVHQQNLWVEFDVTNRRVGFAKADCSRVV, encoded by the coding sequence atgTCTCCCATTCCAAAaccactcttcttcttcttcttcctcaactaTGTGTCTCTCTCAACCTCACTCTCTCTTCACCTCCCACTCACATCTCTCCCTATCTCCACCACCACAAACTCTCACCGCTTCACCACCTCCCTCCTCTCCCGGAAAAACCCATCTCCGTCGTCTCCACCATACAACTTCCGATCAAGATTCAAATACTCAATGGCTCTAATCATCTCACTCCCCATAGGAACACCACCACAAGCTCAACAAATGGTTCTTGACACTGGAAGCCAACTTTCTTGGATCCAATGTCATCGTAAAAAGCTtcctccaaaaccaaaaacatcatttgatccatctctttcttcttctttctcaacttTGCCTTGCTCACATCCTCTTTGTAAACCGAGAATTCCCGATTTTACCCTTCCTACTTCTTGTGACTCCAACAGGTTATGTCACTACTCTTACTTCTACGCTGATGGAACCTTCGCTGAGGGTAATCTcgttaaagaaaaaatcactTTCTCAAATACCGAAATTACCCCTCCTTTGATTCTTGGTTGTGCTACTGAGTCTTCTGATGATAGGGGCATTTTGGGAATGAACCGTGGTcgtctctcttttgtttctcaagcTAAGATTTCGAAGTTCTCTTATTGCATCCCTCCCAAATCAAACCGGCCCGGTTTTACTCCAACCGGTTCGTTTTACCTTGGTGATAACCCGAATTCACACGGTTTCAAATACGTTTCTTTGTTGACTTTTCCTGAAAGTCAACGAATGCCGAATCTTGATCCTCTTGCTTACACTGTTCCTATGATTGGGATTAGATTTGGTTTGAAGAAGCTTAACATTTCCGGTTCGGTTTTCAGACCCGATGCAGGCGGGTCGGGTCAAACAATGGTTGATTCGGGATCCGAGTTTACTCATTTAGTAGACGCAGCTTACGATAAAGTAAGAGCAGAGATAATGACACGTGTAGGACGAAGATTAAAGAAGGGTTACGTCTACGGTGGAACAGCTGACATGTGTTTCGATGGAAACGTGGCGATGATCCCACGGTTGATAGGAGATCTTGTGTTTGTGTTCACTAGAGGAGTTGAGATACTTGTTCCGAAAGAGAGGGTTTTGGTTAACGTAGGAGGTGGGATTCATTGCGTTGGAATCGGACGGTCGAGTATGCTTGGAGCTGCTAGTAATATAATCGGGAACGTTCATCAGCAAAATCTTTGGGTTGAGTTCGATGTGACCAATAGAAGAGTGGGTTTCGCTAAAGCTGATTGTAGCAGAGTAGTGTGA
- a CDS encoding uncharacterized protein (unknown protein; BEST Arabidopsis thaliana protein match is: unknown protein (TAIR:AT5G37550.1); Has 30 Blast hits to 30 proteins in 10 species: Archae - 0; Bacteria - 0; Metazoa - 0; Fungi - 7; Plants - 19; Viruses - 0; Other Eukaryotes - 4 (source: NCBI BLink).) gives MLPFANYYISSPSVSEKNAINNNVNKRRKKKRAMMVYGGGGGGDDLAVVKAAAWAWYLRKEGKPIMREFDVTRAQRIPRPSRYKIEATKNMILSENRVLAENRVSSTKSPLWYTNYQFRGDQETYYSRLLDTYETKNISKRLNIDDSSFSTSLSSVLKHNGDDHHNHNRNDDYGFDDHGLLKKRNGSDSNTTTRSKTNNDKSYNGGFMKKVSKRSLWKGMIVMGPGSTVCGRSDDVASQAGRRTVKVAVAAEALVRSAASGSGKTQSGHC, from the coding sequence ATGCTCCCATTTGCCAACTACTACATTTCTTCACCATCCGTCTCGGAGAAGAATGCTATCAACAACAACGTAaacaagaggaggaagaagaaacgggCGATGATGGTTtatggtggaggaggaggaggagatgattTAGCGGTGGTGAAGGCGGCGGCGTGGGCTTGGTACTTACGGAAAGAAGGCAAACCGATTATGAGAGAGTTTGATGTAACGAGAGCACAAAGAATACCTCGACCTTCACGGTACAAGATCGAAGCCACGAAGAACATGATCCTCTCTGAGAATAGGGTTTTGGCCGAGAATAGGGTTTCTTCTACTAAGTCTCCGCTTTGGTACACGAATTATCAATTTCGTGGGGATCAAGAAACGTATTACTCTCGTCTTCTTGATACTTACGAAACCAAGAACATCTCCAAGAGGCTTAACATTGATGATTCTAGTTTCTCCACGAGTTTAAGTAGTGTTTTGAAGCACAACGGCGATgatcatcataatcataatcGTAATGATGATTATGGTTTTGATGATCATGgtttgttgaagaagagaaatggtAGTGACAGTAATACTACTACTAgaagtaaaacaaataatgacAAGAGTTATAATGGTGGCTTCATGAAAAAGGTGAGCAAGAGAAGTTTATGGAAGGGAATGATTGTGATGGGTCCAGGGTCGACGGTTTGTGGGAGAAGTGATGACGTGGCTTCGCAGGCCGGAAGGAGAACGGTTAAGGTTGCGGTGGCTGCAGAGGCTCTGGTCAGGTCGGCGGCAAGTGGGAGTGGCAAGACTCAAAGTGGTCATTGCTAA
- the CMPG1 gene encoding CYS, MET, PRO, and GLY protein 1 (''CYS, MET, PRO, and GLY protein 1'' (CMPG1); FUNCTIONS IN: binding; INVOLVED IN: response to chitin; EXPRESSED IN: 18 plant structures; EXPRESSED DURING: 9 growth stages; CONTAINS InterPro DOMAIN/s: Armadillo-type fold (InterPro:IPR016024); BEST Arabidopsis thaliana protein match is: ARM repeat superfamily protein (TAIR:AT5G37490.1); Has 1454 Blast hits to 1441 proteins in 68 species: Archae - 0; Bacteria - 10; Metazoa - 52; Fungi - 8; Plants - 1378; Viruses - 0; Other Eukaryotes - 6 (source: NCBI BLink).) yields MGLSLRVRRRGGSVSKKEIIPVTSCSEEVEITIPSQFQCPISYELMKDPWFESGYQTCPVTNTVLTSLEQIPNHTIRRMIQGWCGSSLGGGIERIPTPRVPVTSHQVSEICERLSAATRRGDYAACMEMVTKMTRLGKESERNRKCVKENGAGLVLCVCFDAFSENANASLLLEETVSVLTWMLPIGLEGQSKLTTTSSFNRLVELLRNGDQNAAFLIKELLELNVTHVHALTKINGVQEAFMKSINRDSTCVNSLISIHHMILTNQETVSRFLELDLVNITVEMLVDSENSVCEKALTVLNVICETKEGREKVRRNKLVIPILVKKILKISEKKDLVSVMWKVCKSGDGSEVEEALRLGAFKKLVVMLQVGCGEGTKEKVTELLKMMNKVMKMNGFVDRSYSSSIEFKHVKKPF; encoded by the exons ATGGGACTTTCATTGAGAGTGAGACGTCGTGGAGGAAGTGTTAGCAAGAAAGAGATCATTCCGGTGACAAGTTGCTCGGAGGAAGTGGAGATAACCATACCATCGCAGTTTCAATGTCCGATATCTTACGAGCTAATGAAGGATCCG TGGTTCGAGTCCGGGTACCAAACTTGTCCCGTTACAAACACGGTTTTGACAAGTTTGGAACAGATTCCGAACCATACGATTCGGAGGATGATTCAAGGTTGGTGCGGGTCGTCACTAGGCGGCGGGATTGAACGAATCCCGACGCCTCGTGTACCCGTGACCAGTCATCAAGTCTCCGAGATTTGTGAGAGGTTATCCGCTGCTACGCGGCGTGGAGACTACGCCGCGTGCATGGAGATGGTTACGAAGATGACGAGACTAGGAAAAGAGAGCGAGAGGAATCGAAAATGCGTTAAGGAAAACGGCGCGGGATTGGTTCTTTGCGTTTGCTTCGACGCGTTTTCCGAAAACGCAAATGCGTCATTATTATTGGAGGAGACTGTGTCTGTGCTGACGTGGATGCTTCCCATTGGTTTAGAAGGTCAATCCAAACTCACCACGACGTCGTCGTTTAATCGTTTAGTGGAACTGTTGAGAAATGGTGATCAAAACGCTgcgtttttgataaaagagCTTCTTGAGCTTAACGTAACTCACGTTCACGCgttaacaaagatcaatggcGTCCAAGAAGCGTTCATGAAATCGATTAATCGCGATTCTACATGCGTCAACTCGTTAATATCAATCCACCATATGATCTtgacaaatcaagaaaccgTATCAAGGTTTCTTGAATTGGATCTTGTGAATATAACAGTGGAGATGCTAGTGGATTCAGAAAACAGCGTTTGCGAGAAAGCGTTAACGGTATTAAACGTGATTTGTGAAActaaagaaggaagagagaaagtgagaagaaACAAGCTGGTGATACCgattttggtgaagaagattttgaagatttctgagaagaaagatttgGTTTCTGTGATGTGGAAGGTTTGTAAAAGTGGTGATGGGTCTGAAGTTGAAGAAGCGTTGAGATTAGGTGCGTTTAAGAAGCTTGTTGTCATGTTACAAGTTGGATGTGGTGAAGGAACTAAGGAGAAAGTTACAGAgttgttgaagatgatgaataaAGTTATGAAGATGAATGGTTTTGTTGATcgttcttattcttcttcaattgAGTTTAAACATGTTAAGAAACCATTTTAA